DNA from Bacteroidota bacterium:
TCCGTGACTTTTTAAAAAAGGCTACAGGCAAAGAATTTGAGAAACCGAAAAACCTTGCACATGCCAGCGATATCATCTTTAAATTCAGGAAAGAAATAACCAGTAAAGCGAAATTCAAGCTGGTAAACAGGTTTACCGGTGATCCGATAAAAGTTGTGGAGCATATCGGTTGTCACTATTCTAAAATGTTCCCATCCAAAGGTGTTGGCGGGGCAGAGTATCCTTACGTTTTGGCTGGATTAATTGAAGAATGGGGAGGCGATGTGATTGATTATCCTGAACGCCGCCATTGCTGCGGCTTCGGATTCCGGCAGTATCTGATCAGGGCAAACAGGGGATACTCAATAGCCTGCTCCCGGAAGAAGTTCGAATCCATGCAACCCTATAAGCCTGATGCCATACTCACTAACTGCCCCGGCTGTCCATACTTTCTCGATCGCTGGCAGTATGCGATCAGTGAAATGGAAGGGAAAACTTATGGAGTCGACGGACAAGGTATCCCGGTTCTCACTTATGAAGAGCTTGCAGGAATGGTGCTGGGCTACGATCCCTGGGACATTGGTCTGCAAATTCACCAGGTTCCTGTTGAACCTCTGCTGGATAAGATAGGCATCCCCTATGATTCCCAAAAAAAATTCCAGGGGAAAAATGGTGAGAATCTTGGTCAGCCTGCAACAGCTCATTCATTAACATTCTATCAGGGCTAAAGAATATGGGTAAACAAGTGGTTGTTATCGGCGGTGGCATAGCAGGTATGGAAGCAGTTTCCAGTCTGGCTTCTCTGGGTATGGATGTCGTTCTCGTCGAAAAAAAAACCTCTCTGGGTGGCCATCTGCAGCAGTGGGCACATCTTTTCCCTAACCGCAGAGCCGGAAAAGAAGTGCTGGATATATTACATAAAGGACTGGATAAGAAGATTGATGTACTCCTGAATAGAGATATTCAAAAAATCGAAAAAACAGAAAGAGGGTTTACTGTATATCTTGACACAAATATTGTTTATCATGCGGATGCAGTGCTGATTGCAACGGGATTTGACCTCTTTGAGGCATGGAGGAAAGAAGAATACGGTTATGG
Protein-coding regions in this window:
- a CDS encoding heterodisulfide reductase-related iron-sulfur binding cluster, producing the protein MNIEGKRVIWKEYQKEIADDHYFYVRSCVRQSFFPGSETTFLRILRDELGKDVYENPFHTTCTGIAYHGDILPFETTMTVIARQFALMTEAGYENYIPSCITSFGLYSEVLDTWHHFPEIEKKVRDFLKKATGKEFEKPKNLAHASDIIFKFRKEITSKAKFKLVNRFTGDPIKVVEHIGCHYSKMFPSKGVGGAEYPYVLAGLIEEWGGDVIDYPERRHCCGFGFRQYLIRANRGYSIACSRKKFESMQPYKPDAILTNCPGCPYFLDRWQYAISEMEGKTYGVDGQGIPVLTYEELAGMVLGYDPWDIGLQIHQVPVEPLLDKIGIPYDSQKKFQGKNGENLGQPATAHSLTFYQG